The stretch of DNA CACCACCGCTGCGTTGCTGATGGTGGTCGGCTCGGCGCTGGTCTTCAACACCTTCCTGACGATCTCCGGCCTGACGGCCGAACTGGTCACGCTGATCAATTCGGTGAACGTGTCTCCGCTGGGCGTCATCACGGTGATCTGCGTGATCTACCTCTTGCTGGGCTGCGTGTTCGACAGCCTTGCGGCGATGATCCTGACGGTGCCGGTCTTTACGCCGATTGCCGTGAGCCTGGGATATGACCCGCTGTGGTTCGGGGTTGTCGTGGTCATCGTGGTTGAGCTGGGCCTGATCACGCCGCCGCTCGGGATGAATGTTTTCATCGTCAAGAACCTGGCCCCGGATGTTCCGGTCTGGCGGATTTTCGCCGGGGTCTCACCCTTTGTTCTGGCAAATATCGTCGGACTGACCCTGGTGGTGCTGTTGCCCGCCATGGCCCTCTGGCTGCCGGAATTACTGAACTGAACCAATAGCAGGAGAACTCAGCATGGCTGGAGAATGGATCGACATTCAGGCGGCGGATGGTGGCACTTTCGGAGCCTATCTGGCACGGCCGGAAAAGGGCAGCGGCCCCGGGCTGGTGCTGCTTCAGGAAATTTTCGGCGTCACCGAGGATATCCGCGCCATTGCCGACATGTATGCCGAAGAAGGCTATGTCGTGGCGGCCCCCGATGTGTTCTGGCGCGCGGAACCGCGGCTGGAATTGAGCCACGGCGGCGAGGACATGAAGCGGGCCATGGCACTGGGCCAGGGGCTCGATGATGCCCAGGCGGTGGCAGATATCGCGGATGTGGTGGCGGCGCTGAAAGCGCTGGATTGCTGCAAGGGCGGTATCGGGATCATGGGGCAATGCATGGGCGGCCGGCTGGCCGTTGGTGCCGCCGTGGCCGGGCATGTGGATTGTGCAGTCGCCTATTACCCGGTCGGGCTGAATCGCGTCCTGAAGGACGGCGACGACATTCCGGTGCCGGCGGTGTTCCATATCGGCGCCGAAGACCCGTTCATGGGGCAGGATGAAGTCAAGGCTCTGGCGGAGCGTTTTGCCGGCAACCACCAGATCGAGATCTATTCCTATCCCGAAGCCGGTCATGCGTTCGCCAACCCCGGGCGCGACACCTTCATCAAGGCGCCCGCCGACATGGCCTATAGCCGCTCGCTCGCCGTCCTGCGCAAGGTGATCGGCCCCTGGTATGACCTGAACGCGCTGTGGGAGGCGCATCGCGCCTGCGAGTTCGAAACCCGCGATGCCGACGAGACCATGAAGACCATGGTGGCGGAGCCCTATGTCAACCATATTCCCACACTGACCGGCGGCACCGGGCAAAAGCTGCTGCGCCGGTTCTACGCCAACCATTTCATTCCCAAGAACCCGGCGGACATCAAGGGCATCCCGATTTCCCGCACCGTTGGGGCCGACCGGGTGGTCAACGAGGTGATCCTCTGCTTCACCCACGACACGATGATGGACTGGATGCTGCCGGGCGTCGAACCGACCGGCAAATACGTTGAGATCCCCTTTGTCAGCGTGATCCATTTCCGCGGCGACAAGCTCTATAACGAACATATCTACTGGGACCAGGCCAGCGTCCTGGTGCAGCTGGGCCTGCTAAACCCGGAGGGGCTGCCGATCACCGGCGTGGCCACGGCCAAGAAGGTCTTTGATCCCGGCCTGCCGTCGAACGAACTGATGCCGAACTGGCCGGAGAGCACAGATGAATAGCGCGGGCGGCATAGCGATCCGCGATGCGGTGGTTCTGGTGACCGGCGCGGGCGGCGGTATCGGCCGGGCCCTGGTCGCGGTCCTGCTGGAGCGCGGCGCCGCCGAGGTGGTCGCCTGCGACCGCCAGGCACCGGGTTTCGACGATCCCCGTGTCACGCCGCTTGCGCTTGATATCACCGATGAGGCGGCGGTAGCGGAAGCCGCCCGGCGCCATGCCGGCCGGGTCACGATCCTGATCAATAATGCCGGGGTGAATGCCAATCCTCGGTTGTTCTCGGACAGGCTTCTGGCCGAAGCGCACAGCGAGATCGCGGTCAACTACCTTGGCACGCTGGCAATGATGCAGCATTTCGCGCCGGCCATGGTGGCACGGGGCGGCGGGCAGATCGCCAATGTGGTCAGCTTTGTCGGGCTGGTCTGCGGCCCCGGCATGGCGGGCTATTCCGCGAGCAAGGCCGCGGCCCATATGGCTACGGTCGCGGCGCGCGCCGAATTGGCCCCCCTGGGCGTCGGCGTGCTGGGCATCTATCCGCAGCTCGTCGACACCGGCATGAGTCGGCATCTCGCGCTTCCCAAGCTCACCACCGAGGCGCTTGCGGCGATGATCGTCGAGGCCGTCGAGGCCGGGCAGGACGACCTGTTCCCCGGCCCGGCAACCGAGGCTTTTGCAACCCTGCGCCAGGACCCGGAAGGCTTTCAGGCAATGCTGATCGACCGGCTTGGCCCCGCACGGCCGCAATTCAAGTAACGCAAGGACAGAACAATGACATTCGAGACTCAAGTTGTGCGCGCCAACGGCAACGATTTTTCCTGCTGGCTCGAGGGCGAAGGTGACAAGGACGTCGTTTTCATCCACGGCGAGATCCACGGCAAGGCCTACTGGGAGCCGCAGATCCGCGAATTCATGAAGGATCACCGCTGCCTGGCCTATGACCGGCGCGGGCATCACGGCAGCGACAGCGCCGCTTTCGGGTTCTCGGTGGAAAACCAGACCCGCGATCTGCGCGCGCTGCTGGATCACTTCGGCATGAAGCGGCCCAAGATCGTCGCGCTGGCCTTCGGCACCACCATCTCCGCCAATTTTGCCAACCAGAACCCCGAGCGCGCCGAGTCGATGATCATCGGCGCCTGGGGCGAGCTGCATGACGCGCTGTCCTATCTCGAACGCTGGGAAGTGGCCGGCCGGCGGGCCGCCGAGGCGGTGGACCAGGGCGGAAAACAGGCGCTGGTCGAGCTGCTGCGCAAGGAAGGCGGCAAGTCGATGTTCATGGTGATCCCGCCGGAGGGCGACCCGCTGCGCGAGCCAGTCATCGACCTGATGGCCAGCCACAAGGCCGAGCACTACCGCAATGGCATGCTCGAAGTCGCCTCGTCGGTGCCGGATCTGGTCTCCCGGTTCGAGAAGCTCGATATCCCGGTGCTGGGCATCTGCGGCGAGGATGATCCGTTCAAGGATGAACCCGAGGTCCTTGCGGCGATGAAATCCTTCCGCGAAGGCGCCATGATCCCGGGGGGGCGGGCGGTTTGCTCATTGGCAGCAGCCCGGCGCCTTCAACGAGGTTGCCCGCCAGTTCTGGGCAACCGCCGAACCGGCCTCTGCCCGCGGCAATCTTTCGTGAACAAGGTGAATCCGATGCCCAACACAGTGAAAAACATACTGTTCATCATGTTCGATCAGTTGCGCTGGGATTACCTCGGCTGCACCGGGCATCCAACTTTGAAAACCCCGCATCTCGACCGGCTGGCCTCGAAAGGGATGCGGTTCACCAACGCCTATGTGCAATCGCCGATCTGCGGCTCGTCGCGGATGAGTTTCTACACCGGACGCTATGTTCAGAGCCACGGCGCGCAGCGCAATAATTTCCCCCTGAAGGTGGGGGAAGTAACGCTCGGCGATCACCTCCGGGCGGCGGGAATGGATGCCTTCCTGATCGGCAAGACCCATATGGAGGCAGACGCCGAAGGGCTGGAACGGCTGGGGATCCCGCCGGATTCGGTGATCGGCGCGCGGTTGTCGGAATGCGGTTTCGACGTTGTCCTGCGCGATGACGGATTGTGGACGGAGGGGCCGGACGGTCCCTACGACACGCGCGTCTCGCCTTACAATACCTACCTGCGCAGCAAGGGATACCCGGCAGAAAACGGCTGGTCGGAAAACGCCAATGCGGTCGCGCTGGAAAATGGCGAGGTCACCTCCGGCTGGTTCATGAAATACATCAACCGGCCGGCCAACGTGGCAGAACCCGACAGTGAGACGCCCTGGCTGACCGGGCAGGCGATCGACTTCCTCGATCAGCCGGGGCGCGATGACCGCCCTTGGCTGTGCCATCTGAGCTATATCAAGCCGCATTGGCCCTATGTCGTCCCCGCGCCCTACAACGAGATGTTCGGGCCGGAGGATGTGGTGCCGCCGGTCCGCAGCGAGGACGAGAAGAACGATCCGCATCCGGTCTTTGCGGCCTATATGGAGACGCTGGTGGCGCGCTCCTTCTCCAGGCAGGAGGTCCGCGAAAAGGCGATCCCGTCCTATATGGCATTGATCAAGCAGGCCGATGACCAGATGGGGCGCCTGTTCACCTATCTCGAAGAGGCCGGCCGGATGGAAAACACGATGATCGTGGTCACATCCGACCACGGCGATTATCTTGGCGATCACTGGCTGGGCGAAAAGAACTTCTTCCACGATTGTTCGGTCAAGATCCCGCTGATCATCTATGATCCGCGCCCGGAGGCCGATGCCACCCGCGGCCAGAGCTGCGACGCGCTGGTCGAAGCCATCGACCTGACAGCGACCTTCATCGAATGCGCAGGCAAGGAGGTGCCGGACCATATCGTCGAGGGGCGGTCGTTGTGCCCGCTGCTGCATGGCGAGGCGCCCGGGGACTGGCGCGAGGTGGTGATCAGCGAAATGGATTACTCCACCACGCAAATGGCGAAATCGCTTTCGATGCCGCATAAGGATGCGCGTCTGTTCATGGTCTTCGACGGAAGGTGGAAGCTGGTTCATGCCGAAGGCGGTCTGCCGCCGCTGCTGTTCGATCTGCATGACGACCCCGATGAACTCAAGGATCTGGGCCGCGATCCCGCCTACGAGAGCGAAAGGCGGCGGATGTACGACCATCTGCACGCCTGGTCGCGGCGGCTGTCGCAGCGCACCGCAATCTCGGATGCGAAACTGGACGCGATGCAGGGCAAATACCCGCGCCAGGGCGTTCTGCTGGGGCTCTATGACGGCTCGGAGGTGCAGGAGGAAAATCTCTGCAAGGTTCCGGCGGTGCCGGCGCGCCAAGACACGCTGGACTAGCGGCCTCCGACCGGCGCTGTCGAATGCCGCGCTTGACCGCCTGGGGGCCGGTCTGTGCCCCCGGTACGGCCGGCCCGCCGCCACCGCGGCACTAGCGCGCGAGATGCCGGGTTGCAGACCCCAGGCCAGCTGATCCTGCAGCACGGGCTGCAACCGAACTGGAAGCGATAGAACATGAATAAGGTGAGGTCAGGCGCATCGTCGCTCTCACAGGCGGCCATGGCGGTTGTTCCGCCATGGCTCGGCGGTGTTTCCCGCGAGGCGCTGCGCAGCGACGTTCTGGCGGGGCTGACCGGTGCGACGATCGTCCTGCCGCAGGCCGTCGCCTTTGCCGCCATCGCGGGGCTGCCTCCGGAATACGGTTTCTTCACCGCCATGGTGATGCCGGTGGTCGCGGCCTTTGCCGGATCGAGCTGGCATGCGGTCTCCGGGCCGACAACGGCCATCTCGGCGCTGGTCTTCGGCGCGCTGGCGGGCAGTCTTGAACCCTTTTCGGCCGAATTCATCCAGGTGGCGATCGCTTTGTCGCTGATGGTCGGCATTATTCAGCTGCTGCTCGGCTTTGCCAAGCTGGGGGCGCTCGTCGATTTCGTCTCGCATTCAGTCATGACTGGTTTCGTGGCTGGGGCCGCCATCCTGATCGCGCTCAGCCAGCTGCAGTATATCCTCGCGATTGATCTGCCGCGGCCGAGCCATCTGCCGCTCTTCCTCGAGATGCTGCTGGAGCGGGCATCCGGTGTCAGCTGGCCGGCCGTTGTGGTGAGCATCGTCACGCTGGCTGCCGGGATCGGTGTCAAACGCTGGCGGCCCGGCTTGCCGAACTATCTTCTTGCCCTCGCGGCCGGGTCCGTTGTGGGTTGGGTGTTCTCGCGGAGCGGAGCAGAGATTGCCAGTATCGGGGTCATCAATGCCGCGGCCCCCCGTCCGATGCTGCCGCCGGCCGGGGCGGATCTGTTGCGGACCTACGGGTCCGCCGCCTTTGCGATTGCCCTCGTCGGACTGCTCGAGGCGCTGGCGGTGAGCCGCGCGATCGCGACGCGCTCCGGCCAGCCGATTGACGGCAATCGTGAAATCGTCGGCCAGGGCGCGTCGAATTTCATCGGCAGCTTCTTCCAGTGCTATCCCGGTTCCGCTTCGTTCACGCGGTCCGGGGTGAATTACGAGGCCGGCGCCAGGACGCCGCTTTCGGCCATCTTCGCGGCGGGCTTCCTGTTTCTGATCCTCCAATTCGTGGCGCCCTGGTCGGTCTACGTGCCGGTGTCCGCGATGGCAGGTGTCATTCTGCTGGTGGCCTGGCGCCTTATCGACTTTAAGGAAATCCGGCATATCGCGACGACCTCCGCGAGCGAAAGCGCAATTGCGCTCAGCACGTTCCTGGCGACACTCTTCATCGACCTCGAATTCTCGGTCTATGTCGGCGTCTTTCTGTCCTTCCTGTTCTTTGTGCGCTCATCCTCGCGGCCGACCTTCGGCATTGGCGCGCCAGATCCGAATACCGCGACACGCATGTTCAGGAATGCCGAGGAAAACGGGCTGAAGGAATGCCCGCAGCTGGTCGTCATGCGCCTGGACGGGCCGCTGTTCTTCGGCTCGGTGGAATTCGTGCGCCGCAAGTTCCGCTCTGTCGAGCGGGAGCGCCCGGACCAGAAGCACATGCTGTTTGCAATGAAAGGGGTCGGCGAGGTCGACATGCCCGGATCGGACCTGCTGATCGAGGAGGCCGGACGGCGCCACCGGCGCGGCGGCTCGTTTCACATCATGACCCGGACGCCGAAGAC from Leisingera thetidis encodes:
- a CDS encoding SDR family NAD(P)-dependent oxidoreductase; amino-acid sequence: MNSAGGIAIRDAVVLVTGAGGGIGRALVAVLLERGAAEVVACDRQAPGFDDPRVTPLALDITDEAAVAEAARRHAGRVTILINNAGVNANPRLFSDRLLAEAHSEIAVNYLGTLAMMQHFAPAMVARGGGQIANVVSFVGLVCGPGMAGYSASKAAAHMATVAARAELAPLGVGVLGIYPQLVDTGMSRHLALPKLTTEALAAMIVEAVEAGQDDLFPGPATEAFATLRQDPEGFQAMLIDRLGPARPQFK
- a CDS encoding dienelactone hydrolase family protein, producing MAGEWIDIQAADGGTFGAYLARPEKGSGPGLVLLQEIFGVTEDIRAIADMYAEEGYVVAAPDVFWRAEPRLELSHGGEDMKRAMALGQGLDDAQAVADIADVVAALKALDCCKGGIGIMGQCMGGRLAVGAAVAGHVDCAVAYYPVGLNRVLKDGDDIPVPAVFHIGAEDPFMGQDEVKALAERFAGNHQIEIYSYPEAGHAFANPGRDTFIKAPADMAYSRSLAVLRKVIGPWYDLNALWEAHRACEFETRDADETMKTMVAEPYVNHIPTLTGGTGQKLLRRFYANHFIPKNPADIKGIPISRTVGADRVVNEVILCFTHDTMMDWMLPGVEPTGKYVEIPFVSVIHFRGDKLYNEHIYWDQASVLVQLGLLNPEGLPITGVATAKKVFDPGLPSNELMPNWPESTDE
- a CDS encoding sulfatase-like hydrolase/transferase; this translates as MPNTVKNILFIMFDQLRWDYLGCTGHPTLKTPHLDRLASKGMRFTNAYVQSPICGSSRMSFYTGRYVQSHGAQRNNFPLKVGEVTLGDHLRAAGMDAFLIGKTHMEADAEGLERLGIPPDSVIGARLSECGFDVVLRDDGLWTEGPDGPYDTRVSPYNTYLRSKGYPAENGWSENANAVALENGEVTSGWFMKYINRPANVAEPDSETPWLTGQAIDFLDQPGRDDRPWLCHLSYIKPHWPYVVPAPYNEMFGPEDVVPPVRSEDEKNDPHPVFAAYMETLVARSFSRQEVREKAIPSYMALIKQADDQMGRLFTYLEEAGRMENTMIVVTSDHGDYLGDHWLGEKNFFHDCSVKIPLIIYDPRPEADATRGQSCDALVEAIDLTATFIECAGKEVPDHIVEGRSLCPLLHGEAPGDWREVVISEMDYSTTQMAKSLSMPHKDARLFMVFDGRWKLVHAEGGLPPLLFDLHDDPDELKDLGRDPAYESERRRMYDHLHAWSRRLSQRTAISDAKLDAMQGKYPRQGVLLGLYDGSEVQEENLCKVPAVPARQDTLD
- a CDS encoding SulP family inorganic anion transporter, with the protein product MAVVPPWLGGVSREALRSDVLAGLTGATIVLPQAVAFAAIAGLPPEYGFFTAMVMPVVAAFAGSSWHAVSGPTTAISALVFGALAGSLEPFSAEFIQVAIALSLMVGIIQLLLGFAKLGALVDFVSHSVMTGFVAGAAILIALSQLQYILAIDLPRPSHLPLFLEMLLERASGVSWPAVVVSIVTLAAGIGVKRWRPGLPNYLLALAAGSVVGWVFSRSGAEIASIGVINAAAPRPMLPPAGADLLRTYGSAAFAIALVGLLEALAVSRAIATRSGQPIDGNREIVGQGASNFIGSFFQCYPGSASFTRSGVNYEAGARTPLSAIFAAGFLFLILQFVAPWSVYVPVSAMAGVILLVAWRLIDFKEIRHIATTSASESAIALSTFLATLFIDLEFSVYVGVFLSFLFFVRSSSRPTFGIGAPDPNTATRMFRNAEENGLKECPQLVVMRLDGPLFFGSVEFVRRKFRSVERERPDQKHMLFAMKGVGEVDMPGSDLLIEEAGRRHRRGGSFHIMTRTPKTITKLARFKVMRALTKKHIHLSKGDAVSEIVPLLDPDICRTCTARIFRECSAQPGHSGANGSPHQTAGENT